From Stigmatella erecta, one genomic window encodes:
- a CDS encoding lasso peptide biosynthesis protein, which yields MSYLFAWRGVPVGRVTLRRSAGRFTYGSRHLHTRAGQVGERQREVTLRLDAQGQVEGSRSVPQALWLWRGPPRHGCVTGREELTGREGPHCLTATNGPEAEGTLLGAPFRARYDARGWLQELEVGESRFTRAAPGEKLRPPPELFADGVPVEGRAGALAFVPAWPVPARLPAMTAWEAGAARALSAQVHAAFPEKGPGAADWREGGEGEAGGCLAHALRFAAEARARGHHVALVHGLLAVEGGPARPHAWVRVALAGGELLELDPTSLDAVRPETHLPLALVDPQGSPREAGERWLELLRGTHRVVRRP from the coding sequence ATGAGTTACCTCTTCGCCTGGCGCGGGGTGCCCGTGGGGCGGGTGACGCTGAGGCGGTCCGCGGGGCGCTTCACCTATGGGTCGCGCCACCTGCACACGCGCGCGGGCCAGGTGGGCGAGCGCCAGCGGGAGGTGACGCTGCGGCTGGACGCGCAAGGCCAGGTGGAGGGCTCGCGGAGCGTGCCCCAGGCGCTGTGGCTGTGGCGGGGGCCGCCGCGTCACGGGTGTGTCACGGGCCGCGAGGAGCTGACGGGCCGCGAAGGGCCGCACTGCCTCACCGCCACGAACGGCCCCGAGGCGGAGGGCACGCTGCTGGGGGCCCCCTTCCGGGCGCGCTACGACGCGCGGGGGTGGCTCCAGGAGCTGGAGGTGGGCGAGTCCCGCTTCACGCGCGCGGCGCCCGGGGAGAAGCTGCGGCCTCCGCCGGAGCTGTTCGCGGACGGCGTCCCCGTGGAGGGGCGCGCGGGGGCGCTCGCCTTCGTGCCCGCGTGGCCGGTGCCCGCGCGGCTGCCCGCGATGACGGCGTGGGAGGCCGGCGCGGCGCGGGCCCTGTCGGCGCAGGTGCATGCGGCCTTTCCGGAGAAGGGGCCGGGGGCGGCGGACTGGCGCGAGGGGGGCGAGGGCGAGGCGGGCGGGTGCCTGGCCCACGCGCTGCGCTTCGCGGCGGAGGCCCGGGCGCGCGGGCACCACGTGGCGCTGGTGCACGGCCTGCTGGCGGTGGAGGGGGGCCCGGCGCGGCCGCACGCGTGGGTGCGCGTGGCCCTGGCCGGCGGGGAGCTCCTGGAGTTGGATCCCACCTCGCTGGACGCGGTGCGCCCGGAGACGCACCTGCCGCTGGCGCTGGTGGACCCCCAGGGCTCGCCGCGCGAGGCGGGCGAGCGGTGGCTGGAGCTGCTGCGGGGCACGCACCGGGTGGTGCGGCGGCCCTGA
- a CDS encoding arginine N-succinyltransferase, whose product MLVLRDVQKSDLPGLKRLAAVLNTVNLPNNEETLSAIIDKSVKSFAGRVKNPLEREYLFVLEDARNGTLIGTSMVIAQHGTYDAPHIYYEVSEREHYSASIDRHIRHKVLSIAYNYEGPTEIGGLVVDPPYRATPDKPGKQLSYVRFLFIAMHRRLFRPRVLAELLPPLMPDGRSLLWEACGRKFTGLSYQDADRLSRQNKEFIKELFPASDIHAALFPARVQKVLGEVGPQTRGVQRMLERIGFRYVERIDPFDGGPHFEADVSEVTLVRRFRTVKLAPEDFEREGDDVLVGFEWESGRNRFRSVRTQARLDNQLIFLPAKAKEVLGAPAGAKLSVIPFE is encoded by the coding sequence ATGCTTGTCCTGCGCGACGTCCAGAAAAGCGATCTTCCTGGCCTCAAGCGCCTCGCCGCGGTGCTCAACACCGTCAACCTCCCCAACAACGAGGAGACGCTGTCGGCCATCATCGACAAGTCGGTGAAGAGCTTCGCCGGCAGGGTGAAGAACCCGTTGGAGCGCGAGTACCTCTTCGTGCTCGAGGATGCGCGCAACGGCACCCTCATCGGCACCTCGATGGTCATCGCGCAGCACGGCACGTACGACGCGCCGCACATCTATTACGAGGTGAGCGAGCGCGAGCACTACTCGGCCTCCATCGACCGGCACATCCGGCACAAGGTGCTCTCCATCGCGTACAACTACGAGGGCCCCACGGAGATTGGCGGCCTGGTGGTGGATCCGCCCTACCGCGCCACGCCGGACAAGCCCGGCAAGCAGCTGTCCTACGTGCGCTTCCTCTTCATCGCCATGCACCGGCGCCTGTTCCGCCCGCGCGTGCTCGCCGAGCTGCTGCCGCCGCTGATGCCCGACGGGCGCAGCCTGTTGTGGGAGGCGTGCGGCCGGAAGTTCACCGGCCTGTCCTATCAGGACGCCGACCGGCTCAGCCGCCAGAACAAGGAGTTCATCAAGGAGCTGTTCCCCGCGTCCGACATCCACGCGGCGCTCTTTCCCGCGCGCGTGCAGAAGGTGCTCGGCGAGGTGGGCCCCCAGACGCGCGGCGTGCAGCGGATGCTGGAGCGCATCGGCTTCCGGTACGTGGAGCGCATCGATCCGTTCGACGGCGGGCCCCACTTCGAGGCCGACGTCTCGGAGGTCACCCTCGTGCGCCGCTTCCGCACGGTGAAGCTCGCCCCGGAGGACTTCGAGCGGGAGGGCGATGACGTGCTCGTCGGCTTCGAGTGGGAGTCCGGCCGCAACCGCTTCCGCTCGGTGCGCACCCAGGCGCGCCTGGACAACCAGCTCATCTTCCTGCCCGCCAAGGCCAAGGAAGTGCTCGGCGCGCCCGCCGGCGCCAAGCTGTCCGTCATCCCCTTCGAGTAG
- a CDS encoding polysaccharide lyase — MKRDFELGCPDSLADIQILRNQFLRLHIGWLAVILVSGPALAGVVWRGDFETGDHSQYSGAQMVRADRLAVVTSPVGEGQYALKATVKQGDDPIDASGNRNELVYLSNEQVGSEYYYRWKVMFAPDFPSVKTWQVFTQWHHDGCCGSPPVEFFVYGEEMRLTLTDSITPWKAPLTRGVWHEFVFHVKWSPEPKEGFVELWHNGQLALKKQTLATMYKGMKSYMKLGLYRSDTIKETGVVYHDGFIQATALEDVMPPPPPPAPAPEEDPKPEPPKPEVPPVVQVPETAPGEGLPAEETSPGVTPGLPGTVSPSVPGISEEMTSTHGCSTPGGPLTALVALLGLLGRGRSRRRR, encoded by the coding sequence ATGAAACGTGATTTTGAGTTAGGGTGCCCGGATTCGTTGGCGGACATACAAATCTTGAGGAATCAATTCTTGAGACTTCACATTGGGTGGCTCGCGGTGATCCTGGTGTCTGGACCGGCGCTGGCGGGCGTCGTCTGGCGAGGGGACTTCGAGACGGGCGACCACTCGCAGTACTCGGGCGCGCAGATGGTCCGCGCGGACCGGCTGGCGGTGGTGACGTCGCCGGTGGGCGAGGGGCAGTATGCCCTCAAGGCCACGGTGAAGCAGGGCGATGACCCCATCGACGCCAGCGGCAACCGCAACGAGCTGGTGTACCTGAGCAACGAGCAGGTGGGCTCGGAGTACTACTACCGGTGGAAGGTGATGTTCGCCCCGGACTTTCCCAGCGTGAAGACGTGGCAGGTCTTCACCCAGTGGCACCACGACGGGTGCTGCGGCTCGCCGCCGGTGGAGTTCTTCGTCTACGGCGAGGAGATGCGGCTGACGCTGACCGACAGCATCACCCCGTGGAAGGCGCCCCTCACGCGCGGCGTCTGGCACGAGTTCGTCTTCCACGTGAAGTGGTCGCCGGAGCCGAAGGAGGGCTTCGTGGAGCTGTGGCACAACGGCCAGCTGGCGCTGAAGAAGCAAACCCTGGCGACGATGTACAAGGGGATGAAGAGCTACATGAAGCTGGGGCTGTACCGCAGCGACACCATCAAGGAGACCGGCGTCGTCTACCACGATGGCTTCATCCAGGCGACGGCGCTCGAGGACGTGATGCCGCCGCCGCCGCCGCCCGCCCCCGCGCCGGAAGAGGATCCGAAGCCCGAGCCGCCCAAGCCCGAGGTGCCGCCGGTGGTCCAGGTGCCGGAGACGGCGCCCGGCGAGGGCCTGCCTGCGGAGGAGACTTCCCCCGGCGTGACGCCGGGCCTGCCGGGGACGGTGAGCCCCTCGGTGCCGGGAATCTCGGAGGAGATGACCTCCACCCACGGCTGCTCCACCCCGGGGGGCCCGCTGACGGCGCTCGTGGCGCTGCTGGGGTTGCTGGGCCGCGGCCGCTCCCGCCGCCGGCGCTGA
- a CDS encoding TIGR04013 family B12-binding domain/radical SAM domain-containing protein — translation MDSPQKVALVLSYQYPGKYAFTVLAGAVEADPFLADVSLHFPRDRETLLATVRACADAGDTVVAAWSFYSASFGPAVEELHWVRERLEGRRVLCLAGGVHATAETEQTLRAGFDLVAVGEGEHLLRELLGRLRRGEDPRATRGLARLEAGRVVLNGRGEGVVDLDAFPPFAARQAKFGAVEITRGCIYACRFCQTPFLNKARFRHRSVRNVAEWARVLRASGRRDIRFITPTSLSYGSADEAVNLEAVEELLAALREAMAPEGRIFFGTFPSEVRPEHVTPEALAVLKRYVANDNLIIGGQSGSERILRSSHRGHDTEAVVRAARVALEGGFLPNVDFILGLPGEGPEDIDATVRMMETLSALGARVHGHTFMPLPGTPFRDAPPGRVDPDTARRLDELASQGRLYGHWKQQVSLAEEIAQRREPRARRGA, via the coding sequence ATGGACTCTCCCCAGAAGGTCGCGCTCGTCCTGAGCTACCAGTACCCGGGCAAGTACGCCTTCACGGTGCTGGCGGGGGCCGTCGAGGCGGACCCGTTCCTGGCGGACGTCTCCCTCCACTTTCCCCGGGACCGGGAGACCCTGCTGGCCACCGTGCGCGCGTGCGCCGACGCGGGCGACACGGTGGTGGCCGCCTGGTCCTTCTACTCGGCGAGCTTTGGCCCCGCCGTCGAAGAGCTGCATTGGGTCCGGGAGCGGCTGGAGGGCCGCCGCGTCCTCTGTCTCGCCGGGGGCGTGCACGCCACGGCGGAGACGGAGCAGACGCTCCGGGCGGGCTTCGACCTGGTGGCCGTGGGCGAGGGCGAGCACCTGCTGCGCGAGCTGCTGGGCCGGTTGCGCCGGGGCGAGGACCCCCGGGCCACCCGGGGCCTGGCGCGGCTGGAGGCGGGCCGGGTGGTCCTCAACGGCCGGGGCGAGGGCGTGGTGGACCTGGACGCCTTTCCCCCCTTCGCGGCCAGGCAGGCGAAGTTCGGCGCCGTCGAAATCACCCGGGGCTGCATCTACGCGTGCCGCTTCTGCCAGACGCCCTTCCTGAACAAGGCGCGCTTCCGCCACCGGAGCGTGCGCAATGTGGCCGAGTGGGCCCGCGTGCTGCGCGCCTCGGGCCGGCGGGACATCCGCTTCATCACCCCCACGTCCCTGTCCTACGGCTCGGCGGACGAGGCGGTGAACCTGGAGGCGGTGGAGGAGTTGCTCGCGGCGCTGCGCGAGGCGATGGCGCCCGAGGGGCGCATCTTCTTCGGCACCTTCCCCTCGGAGGTCCGCCCGGAGCACGTGACGCCCGAGGCGCTGGCGGTGCTCAAGCGGTACGTGGCCAACGACAACCTCATCATCGGCGGGCAGTCCGGCTCCGAGCGCATCCTGCGCAGCAGCCACCGGGGCCACGACACGGAGGCGGTGGTGCGCGCGGCGCGGGTGGCGCTGGAGGGCGGCTTCCTGCCGAACGTGGACTTCATCCTGGGGCTGCCCGGAGAGGGGCCCGAGGACATCGACGCCACGGTGCGGATGATGGAGACGCTGTCCGCGCTGGGCGCCCGGGTGCACGGGCACACGTTCATGCCGCTGCCGGGCACGCCCTTCCGGGACGCGCCGCCCGGGCGGGTGGACCCCGACACGGCGCGCCGGCTGGATGAGCTGGCCTCCCAGGGGCGGCTGTACGGGCACTGGAAGCAGCAGGTCTCGCTCGCCGAGGAGATCGCCCAGCGAAGAGAGCCACGCGCGCGGCGCGGCGCTTGA
- the aceA gene encoding isocitrate lyase gives MYDATPMTPDSSPHAKLHARRFEGIQRNYTQKDVEKLRGSLHIRHTLAEVGARRLWELLHTEEFINALGALTGNQAVQMVRAGLKAIYLSGWQVAADANSAGQMYPDQSLYPVDSVPTVVRRINAALRRADQIECAEGRTDRYWFAPIIADAEAGFGGPLNAFELMKAMIEAGAAGVHFEDQLASEKKCGHMGGKVLVPTQQFLRTLTAARLAADVMGVSTLLVARTDADSAKLLMSDADPYDHAFIDQKGGRTAEGFYRLKGGVECAIARGLAYAPYADLVWCETSTPDLKQAKQFAEGIHAKFPGKLLAYNCSPSFNWKKHLDDATIAKFQRELGAMGYKFQFVTLAGFHALNHSMYELARQYKDGGMAAYSALQQREFGAEKDGYTATRHQREVGTGYFDQVAEVISGGCSSTLALTESTETHQF, from the coding sequence ATGTACGACGCGACGCCGATGACCCCGGATTCTTCCCCTCACGCGAAGCTCCACGCGCGGCGCTTCGAGGGCATTCAACGCAACTACACGCAGAAGGACGTGGAGAAGCTGCGCGGCTCGCTGCACATCCGCCACACGCTGGCCGAGGTGGGCGCGCGGCGCCTGTGGGAGCTGCTGCACACCGAGGAGTTCATCAACGCCCTGGGCGCGCTCACCGGCAACCAGGCCGTGCAGATGGTGCGCGCGGGGCTGAAGGCCATCTACCTGTCCGGCTGGCAGGTGGCGGCGGACGCCAACAGCGCGGGCCAGATGTACCCGGACCAGAGCCTCTACCCGGTGGACAGCGTGCCCACGGTGGTGCGCCGCATCAACGCCGCGCTGCGCCGGGCGGACCAAATTGAGTGCGCCGAGGGCCGCACGGACCGGTACTGGTTCGCGCCCATCATCGCCGACGCGGAAGCGGGCTTCGGCGGGCCGCTCAACGCCTTCGAGCTGATGAAGGCGATGATCGAAGCGGGCGCCGCGGGCGTGCACTTCGAGGACCAGCTCGCCAGCGAGAAGAAGTGCGGCCACATGGGCGGCAAGGTGCTGGTGCCCACCCAGCAGTTCCTCCGCACGCTGACCGCGGCGCGCCTGGCCGCGGACGTCATGGGCGTGTCCACGCTGCTGGTGGCCCGCACGGACGCCGACAGCGCCAAGCTGCTGATGAGCGACGCGGACCCGTATGACCACGCCTTCATCGACCAGAAGGGCGGGCGTACCGCGGAGGGCTTCTACCGGCTCAAGGGCGGCGTGGAGTGCGCCATCGCGCGGGGCCTCGCGTACGCGCCGTACGCGGACCTCGTGTGGTGCGAGACGAGCACCCCGGACCTGAAGCAGGCGAAGCAGTTCGCCGAGGGCATCCACGCGAAGTTCCCCGGCAAGCTCCTGGCGTACAACTGCTCGCCGTCGTTCAACTGGAAGAAGCACCTGGACGACGCCACCATCGCGAAGTTCCAGCGGGAGCTGGGCGCCATGGGCTACAAGTTCCAGTTCGTCACGCTGGCGGGCTTCCACGCCCTCAACCACTCCATGTACGAGCTGGCCCGCCAGTACAAGGACGGTGGCATGGCGGCGTACTCGGCGCTGCAGCAGCGCGAGTTCGGCGCGGAGAAGGACGGCTACACCGCCACGCGGCACCAGCGCGAGGTGGGCACCGGCTACTTCGACCAGGTGGCCGAGGTCATCTCCGGCGGCTGCTCCAGCACGCTGGCCCTGACCGAGTCCACCGAGACGCACCAGTTCTAG
- the aceB gene encoding malate synthase A, whose product MRDPVSSPKPPTFGAGVVLRGAWLPDYAPVLTPEAVAFVATLVRAFGKTREALLAQRQERQKAFQRGERPHFLPETKAIREGDWKAAPLPKDLLDRRVEITGPVDRKMIINALNSGANVFMADFEDSNSPTWDNGVRGQLNLMDAVRGTITYTAENGKHYALNEKPAVLFVRPRGWHLPERHLEVDGQPVPGSLFDFGLFFFHNAKAQLERGTGPYFYLPKLESHREARLWNDVFLLAQRELGLPPGTIKATVLIETLPAAFEMDEILYELREHSAGLNCGRWDYIFSFIKKLQADPAFLLPDRGQVTMDKAFLDAYSRRLIQTCHRRGVHAMGGMAAFIPIKGDAAANDAVLAKVRADKLREVTNGHDGTWVAHPGLVAVAREVFDAHMKGPNQLGTARPDAQVGEKELLAVPPGTRTEEGLRHNIRVGVQYMAAWMGGSGCVPLYNLMEDAATAEISRAQVWQWIHHGATLEDGRKLTPELFRQVYAEEMGRLEQQGALPKSGPATQARELFERLSTAPTFEDFLTLPAYEALSPQS is encoded by the coding sequence ATGCGCGACCCGGTGTCCTCTCCCAAGCCTCCTACCTTTGGGGCCGGTGTGGTTCTGCGCGGCGCCTGGTTGCCTGACTACGCCCCGGTGCTGACGCCCGAAGCGGTGGCGTTCGTGGCCACGCTCGTGCGCGCCTTCGGGAAGACGCGGGAGGCCCTCCTCGCCCAGCGCCAGGAGCGCCAGAAGGCCTTCCAGCGCGGCGAGCGGCCCCACTTCCTCCCCGAGACGAAGGCCATCCGCGAGGGGGACTGGAAGGCCGCGCCCCTGCCCAAGGACCTCCTGGACCGGCGCGTGGAGATCACCGGCCCGGTGGACCGGAAGATGATCATCAACGCCCTCAACTCGGGCGCCAACGTCTTCATGGCGGACTTCGAGGACTCCAACAGCCCCACCTGGGACAACGGGGTGCGCGGCCAGCTCAACCTGATGGACGCCGTGCGCGGCACCATCACCTACACGGCGGAGAACGGGAAGCACTACGCCCTGAACGAGAAGCCCGCGGTGCTCTTCGTCCGCCCGCGCGGCTGGCACCTGCCGGAGCGCCACCTGGAGGTGGACGGCCAGCCCGTGCCGGGCTCCCTGTTCGACTTCGGCCTCTTCTTCTTCCACAACGCGAAGGCGCAGCTCGAGCGCGGCACCGGCCCCTACTTCTACCTGCCCAAGCTGGAGAGCCACCGCGAGGCCCGGCTGTGGAACGACGTGTTCCTCCTGGCGCAGCGGGAGCTGGGCCTGCCCCCGGGCACCATTAAAGCCACCGTGCTCATCGAGACGCTGCCGGCGGCCTTCGAGATGGATGAGATCCTCTACGAGCTGCGCGAGCACTCGGCGGGGCTCAACTGCGGGCGCTGGGACTACATCTTCAGCTTCATCAAGAAGCTCCAGGCGGACCCGGCCTTCCTGCTGCCCGACCGGGGGCAGGTGACCATGGACAAGGCGTTCCTGGATGCCTACTCGCGGCGGCTCATCCAGACGTGCCACCGCCGGGGCGTGCACGCCATGGGCGGCATGGCGGCGTTCATCCCCATCAAGGGGGACGCGGCCGCCAACGACGCGGTGCTCGCCAAGGTGCGCGCCGACAAGCTGCGCGAGGTGACGAACGGCCATGACGGCACGTGGGTGGCCCACCCCGGCCTGGTGGCCGTGGCGCGCGAGGTGTTCGACGCGCACATGAAGGGCCCCAACCAGCTCGGCACCGCGCGCCCGGACGCGCAGGTGGGCGAGAAGGAGCTGCTCGCCGTGCCCCCGGGCACCCGCACCGAGGAGGGCCTGCGCCACAACATCCGCGTGGGCGTGCAGTACATGGCCGCCTGGATGGGCGGCTCGGGCTGCGTGCCGCTCTACAACCTCATGGAGGACGCGGCCACGGCGGAGATCTCCCGCGCCCAGGTGTGGCAGTGGATCCACCACGGGGCCACCCTGGAGGATGGGCGCAAGCTCACCCCGGAGCTGTTCCGGCAGGTGTACGCCGAGGAGATGGGCCGCCTGGAGCAGCAGGGCGCCCTGCCCAAGAGCGGCCCCGCCACCCAGGCGCGCGAGCTCTTCGAGCGGCTGTCCACCGCGCCCACCTTCGAGGACTTCCTCACCCTGCCGGCCTACGAGGCCCTGAGCCCGCAGTCCTGA
- a CDS encoding PspC domain-containing protein, producing MDTVNRCGSCQMELRGDGARCWNCSTWRPGAEPLHRGGEGWKLFGVSRAVARRLGLDVALVRVAFLIALAFTGGSALLVYFVLWAFTPPSAMGKSPAQRVMDAFSPPQNARSPGSRIERRI from the coding sequence GTGGACACGGTGAACCGCTGCGGAAGCTGCCAGATGGAGCTGCGAGGCGACGGGGCCCGGTGCTGGAACTGCAGCACCTGGCGGCCGGGCGCGGAGCCCCTTCACCGGGGCGGCGAGGGCTGGAAACTGTTCGGTGTCAGCCGGGCGGTGGCGCGGCGGTTGGGGCTGGACGTGGCCCTGGTGCGCGTGGCGTTCCTGATCGCCCTGGCCTTCACGGGCGGCTCGGCGCTGCTCGTGTACTTCGTGCTGTGGGCCTTCACGCCCCCGTCGGCGATGGGCAAGAGCCCCGCGCAGCGGGTGATGGACGCCTTCAGCCCGCCGCAGAATGCCCGCTCGCCCGGGTCGCGCATCGAGCGCCGCATCTGA
- a CDS encoding Uma2 family endonuclease, whose translation MSDDSPFLPSPRPLPVEEILGGIPVLLPPPGPLQVQTQGRLLEVLSQGGLAGKAGAWVLRKDVTLHLDEDRVVPDLVGWRRERWTEPGPGAGVTLTPDWTCEVLSDETEPWDRGHKMLAYGLGRVGHVWLVHPGMRTLEVYLFEGFSWSLLDVWEGQGPVKAAPFEALAWDLSALWAG comes from the coding sequence ATGTCCGATGACTCGCCGTTCCTTCCGTCCCCCCGCCCTCTTCCGGTGGAGGAGATCCTCGGAGGCATTCCGGTCCTCCTTCCCCCACCGGGGCCGCTGCAAGTCCAGACGCAGGGGCGGCTCCTCGAGGTGCTCTCCCAAGGGGGGCTCGCGGGCAAAGCCGGGGCCTGGGTCCTGCGGAAGGACGTGACCTTGCACCTCGACGAGGACCGTGTGGTGCCTGACCTCGTGGGTTGGCGCCGGGAGCGATGGACGGAGCCTGGGCCGGGCGCGGGGGTGACGCTGACGCCGGACTGGACCTGTGAGGTGCTCTCCGACGAGACGGAGCCCTGGGACCGGGGGCACAAGATGCTGGCGTACGGCCTGGGGCGCGTGGGCCATGTGTGGCTGGTGCACCCCGGGATGCGGACGCTGGAGGTCTACCTCTTCGAGGGGTTCTCCTGGTCGCTGCTCGACGTGTGGGAAGGGCAAGGCCCGGTGAAGGCGGCGCCGTTCGAGGCGCTGGCGTGGGACCTGAGCGCCTTGTGGGCCGGATAG
- a CDS encoding serine/threonine protein kinase codes for MGFRGRGAYGAVYRAERVGHEEAGPVALKLALHPRDPRFAREVALLSRLKHPNVPALHAQGVWALGDRLHPFLVMQWVEGTPLYDWSSARNPTSRQVMRLLAQVARAVAATHAAGGVHRDVKGDNILVRPEDGRAFLVDFGSSLTARAAPLTWHSFPPGTAAYRSPEAWQFALSHRSPDRYVSRPPDDIFALGMTAYRLVTDAYPPPVDPRLDKSGLWRGSGPEPPQARNPRLEGQLGAIIARMLSVRPQARGTAGELAEELEHLKEHAGAMADQRLFLWETEPPTWWTPEETRMADVLGHRRCRRPQERARAVEKQDAEAKAEAERREAQELSLANALTEHVPHPWTPLSRWLLGSAAVAACLTLALAVTQEGQRSWSQPESVRSTADDGGTAGLADSVFADPVQRAVVPQSLSGLKLDMPKRPFPGQLRPDSGGKCSSKGQVPINGGCWFQVANVEPPCEKAGYEWKGGCYYPIYDAPRAPTSGLPSREG; via the coding sequence GTGGGCTTTCGAGGGCGGGGCGCCTACGGCGCCGTCTACCGGGCCGAGCGGGTGGGGCACGAAGAGGCCGGGCCCGTGGCGCTCAAGCTCGCCCTGCACCCGAGGGATCCGCGCTTCGCGCGGGAGGTGGCGCTGCTCTCGCGCTTGAAGCATCCCAACGTGCCCGCGCTGCACGCGCAGGGTGTGTGGGCCCTGGGAGACCGCCTCCATCCGTTTCTCGTCATGCAGTGGGTGGAGGGGACGCCGCTGTACGACTGGTCCTCGGCACGCAATCCCACCTCGCGGCAGGTGATGCGGTTGCTGGCACAGGTGGCCCGGGCGGTGGCGGCCACCCATGCGGCGGGAGGGGTCCACCGGGATGTGAAAGGGGACAACATCCTGGTGCGCCCGGAAGATGGCCGGGCGTTCCTGGTGGACTTCGGCTCCAGCCTCACGGCGAGAGCGGCCCCCCTGACCTGGCACAGCTTCCCGCCCGGTACGGCGGCCTACCGCAGCCCGGAGGCCTGGCAGTTCGCCCTGAGCCACCGTTCGCCAGACCGCTACGTCTCACGGCCACCGGATGACATCTTCGCGCTGGGGATGACCGCTTACCGGTTGGTCACGGACGCATATCCTCCGCCGGTGGATCCGAGATTGGACAAGTCAGGCCTCTGGCGGGGAAGCGGGCCGGAACCTCCGCAGGCGCGCAACCCGCGCTTGGAGGGACAGCTCGGCGCTATCATCGCGCGCATGCTCTCTGTCCGTCCGCAAGCCCGTGGCACCGCTGGAGAACTGGCCGAGGAACTGGAACACCTGAAGGAGCATGCAGGCGCAATGGCGGATCAGCGGCTCTTCCTGTGGGAGACGGAGCCACCCACGTGGTGGACGCCGGAGGAGACCAGGATGGCCGACGTGCTCGGTCATCGCCGGTGCCGAAGGCCCCAGGAGCGGGCACGCGCCGTTGAGAAGCAGGACGCCGAGGCCAAGGCCGAGGCAGAGCGAAGGGAGGCTCAGGAACTGTCCCTTGCGAATGCACTCACAGAGCACGTTCCGCATCCGTGGACGCCACTATCGAGGTGGTTGCTTGGGAGTGCCGCCGTTGCCGCATGCCTCACGCTGGCGTTGGCGGTGACGCAAGAGGGGCAGCGCTCATGGTCCCAGCCGGAATCCGTCCGAAGCACCGCCGACGATGGCGGGACGGCAGGATTGGCGGATTCGGTGTTTGCGGACCCGGTACAGAGAGCCGTTGTTCCGCAGTCATTGTCTGGCTTGAAGCTGGACATGCCGAAACGGCCCTTCCCAGGACAACTCCGGCCAGACAGTGGTGGGAAGTGCAGTAGTAAAGGACAGGTACCCATCAACGGAGGTTGTTGGTTTCAGGTCGCGAACGTCGAACCTCCCTGTGAAAAGGCGGGATATGAGTGGAAGGGGGGCTGTTACTACCCCATCTATGATGCGCCGAGAGCTCCCACATCGGGTTTGCCATCGAGAGAGGGTTAA
- a CDS encoding DUF7151 family protein, with translation MARYSFLEGMYSNVLAIGGLLSCLLVSASAYGQSNPQQMVVTNVDYDTAAKTFFIYGRNFGAVSPVVTLAGELSLIVRQNQNTSIVAALPSFVSLPSGSYLLTVSVGSEVYQNDSFDITLGAVGPQGPKGESGPMGPQGEKGERGDSGPIGPQGEKGEKGEPGMAGSQGPVGLSVLAKTTHEAAGGNCATSGTKVEVGVDVNRNAILEISEVNSSLTRYVCNGAVGPAGDQGVPGPQGAQGPKGDQGVPGTPKSFTCKMVTGVSGKGSSAACESPWYLTGGGCNPGGNMYVTHASWITGNMYSCASHATTAMLQAQAICCLMQ, from the coding sequence GTGGCTCGCTATTCTTTCCTTGAGGGGATGTACTCTAATGTCCTTGCTATTGGTGGTCTGTTGAGTTGCTTGCTTGTGTCTGCGTCGGCATACGGCCAATCCAATCCGCAGCAAATGGTTGTTACTAATGTTGATTACGATACCGCCGCAAAGACATTTTTTATCTACGGTCGCAACTTTGGTGCTGTCAGCCCAGTAGTTACCCTTGCTGGAGAATTATCGCTGATCGTCCGGCAAAATCAGAATACATCGATAGTTGCCGCTCTTCCTTCGTTTGTTAGTCTTCCGTCTGGTTCGTATTTGTTGACCGTTTCTGTTGGCTCTGAGGTTTATCAAAATGACTCGTTTGATATTACTTTGGGGGCAGTGGGACCCCAAGGCCCAAAAGGGGAATCTGGCCCAATGGGACCGCAGGGCGAGAAAGGTGAGAGAGGTGATTCAGGGCCGATTGGGCCTCAGGGTGAGAAGGGTGAGAAGGGTGAGCCCGGCATGGCGGGGTCCCAGGGGCCAGTTGGATTGTCTGTGTTGGCAAAGACCACTCATGAGGCTGCAGGGGGGAACTGTGCTACCAGTGGGACGAAGGTCGAGGTGGGCGTGGATGTCAACCGTAATGCTATACTTGAGATTTCGGAGGTGAATTCCTCGCTCACTCGGTATGTATGCAACGGCGCGGTAGGCCCAGCAGGCGACCAAGGCGTTCCGGGTCCTCAAGGGGCCCAGGGTCCAAAGGGCGACCAAGGCGTTCCAGGAACTCCTAAAAGTTTTACTTGTAAAATGGTCACGGGAGTCAGTGGAAAAGGATCTTCAGCTGCCTGTGAATCTCCCTGGTATCTTACAGGTGGCGGATGCAATCCGGGAGGAAACATGTACGTGACACATGCCTCATGGATAACGGGAAACATGTACAGTTGTGCGTCTCACGCAACTACTGCCATGTTGCAAGCTCAGGCGATTTGCTGTTTGATGCAGTAG